In Denticeps clupeoides chromosome 1, fDenClu1.1, whole genome shotgun sequence, a single window of DNA contains:
- the mrpl33 gene encoding large ribosomal subunit protein bL33m, which yields MFLTAVNLAKSKSKTVLVQMMSAAGTGYCFNTKRGRLREKLILRKHDPFVNKHVLFFEKKKIRSI from the exons ATGTTTCTGACCGCTGTAAATC TGGCCAAAAGCAAATCTAA GACAGTCCTGGTACAGATGATGAGTGCTGCTGGTACTGGGTACTGCTTCAACACTAAGAGAGGACGTCTTCGAGAGAAACTGATCCTTCGCAAGCATGACCCTTTTG TGAACAAACACGTCCTATTCTTCGAAAAAAAGAAGATACGGTCCATTTAA